From a single Glycine soja cultivar W05 chromosome 19, ASM419377v2, whole genome shotgun sequence genomic region:
- the LOC114398037 gene encoding uncharacterized protein LOC114398037 isoform X1 gives MGVCGSRPKVNEEDLSSKKKNNNNNNHRRRRRRILRRRVSSRKIEANNVSHSNSALQASNRASDAAWFDSTSALDSECDDEFYSVYDGEVSTGHADEIGEDRKLSLDHCGILPNNCLPCLTSNAIAVEKRRPMSPDTPSSRRKSLSKLSFKWREGSSDMTLLSPKAFKQKHLAGSSVPFCPLEKQTPGSWSQIEPSSFRVRGKNYLRDKKKEFASSSAAFYPLGADLFLSSRKIDHIARFIQIPSINIPGDAPSILIVNIQIPLYPAAIFQSENDGEGMNVVLYFKLSEKYSKDLPDQFRESISKLINDEVERVKGFPLDTIAPFRERLKILGRVANLENLSLSTTEKKLMNAYNEKPVLSRPQHEFFLGENYLEIDLDVHRFSYIARKGFEGFIERLKLCNLDFGLTIQGNKAEDLPEHLLCAIRLNKLDYSNFNQFGF, from the exons ATGGGTGTTTGTGGGTCGAGGCCCAAAGTGAACGAAGAAGACCTCTCatcaaagaagaagaacaacaacaacaacaatcatcgaagaagaagaaggagaatcCTCAGAAGACGCGTATCTTCTAGAAAGATCGAAGCCAACAACGTTTCTCACTCTAATTCAGCTCTTCAAGCTTCTAATCGCGCTTCTG ATGCTGCTTGGTTTGATTCTACTTCGGCGTTGGATTCTGAGTGTGATGACGAATTTTACAGTGTCTATGATG GAGAAGTGTCTACAGGTCATGCAGATGAAATTGGAGAGGACAGAAAGCTGTCCCTTGACCATTGTGGGATTCTGCCAAATAACTGTTTGCCTTGCCTCACTTCCAATGCAATTGCTGTTGAAAAAAGAAGGCCAATGAGTCCTGATACACCAAGTTCACGGAGAAAGTCACTTTCTAAACTCTCCTTCAAATGGAGAGAAGGGTCTTCAGATATGACTTTAC TTTCCCCCAAGgcatttaaacaaaaacatttggCAGGTTCATCTGTTCCATTCTGTCCTCTAGAGAAGCAAACCCCTGGTTCTTGGTCACAAATTGAGCCAAGTTCCTTCAGAGTCAGAGGCAAAAACTACCTTAG GGATAAGAAGAAAGAGTTTGCTTCAAGCAGTGCTGCTTTTTATCCTCTTGGTGCTGACCTCTTTTTGTCTTCTCGAAAAATTGATCATATTGCTCGTTTTATACAAATTCCTTCAATAAACATACCTGGGGACGCCCCTTCTATTCTTATTGTAAATATTCAG ATACCATTGTATCCTGCCGCTATCTTCCAAAGTGAAAATGATGGTGAAGGAATGAATGTGGTTTTGTACTTTAAACTATCTGAAAAATACTCTAAAGACCTTCCAGACCAATTCCGGGAAAGCATTAGT AAATTGATCAATGATGAAGTGGAGAGAGTAAAAGGCTTCCCTCTAGACACAATTGCACCCTTTAGGGAGAGATTAAAAATTTTAGGCAGAGTGGCAAATTTGGAGAATCTGTCTTTAAGCACAACTGAAAAGAAGCTTATGAATGCTTACAACGAAAAACCAGTTCTCTCACGTCCTCAGCACGAATTTTTCTTG GGAGAAAACTATCTCGAGATAGATTTGGATGTACACAGATTTAGCTATATTGCAAGAAAGGGATTTGAAGGCTTCATTGAAAGACTGAAGCTATGTAACCTAGATTTCGGTCTGACAATTCAG GGAAACAAGGCCGAAGACTTGCCAGAGCATTTATTATGTGCAATACGGTTGAATAAACTTGACTACAGCAACTTCAACCAGTTTGGCTTTTAA
- the LOC114398037 gene encoding uncharacterized protein LOC114398037 isoform X2, translating into MGVCGSRPKVNEEDLSSKKKNNNNNNHRRRRRRILRRRVSSRKIEANNVSHSNSALQASNRASDAAWFDSTSALDSECDDEFYSVYDGHADEIGEDRKLSLDHCGILPNNCLPCLTSNAIAVEKRRPMSPDTPSSRRKSLSKLSFKWREGSSDMTLLSPKAFKQKHLAGSSVPFCPLEKQTPGSWSQIEPSSFRVRGKNYLRDKKKEFASSSAAFYPLGADLFLSSRKIDHIARFIQIPSINIPGDAPSILIVNIQIPLYPAAIFQSENDGEGMNVVLYFKLSEKYSKDLPDQFRESISKLINDEVERVKGFPLDTIAPFRERLKILGRVANLENLSLSTTEKKLMNAYNEKPVLSRPQHEFFLGENYLEIDLDVHRFSYIARKGFEGFIERLKLCNLDFGLTIQGNKAEDLPEHLLCAIRLNKLDYSNFNQFGF; encoded by the exons ATGGGTGTTTGTGGGTCGAGGCCCAAAGTGAACGAAGAAGACCTCTCatcaaagaagaagaacaacaacaacaacaatcatcgaagaagaagaaggagaatcCTCAGAAGACGCGTATCTTCTAGAAAGATCGAAGCCAACAACGTTTCTCACTCTAATTCAGCTCTTCAAGCTTCTAATCGCGCTTCTG ATGCTGCTTGGTTTGATTCTACTTCGGCGTTGGATTCTGAGTGTGATGACGAATTTTACAGTGTCTATGATG GTCATGCAGATGAAATTGGAGAGGACAGAAAGCTGTCCCTTGACCATTGTGGGATTCTGCCAAATAACTGTTTGCCTTGCCTCACTTCCAATGCAATTGCTGTTGAAAAAAGAAGGCCAATGAGTCCTGATACACCAAGTTCACGGAGAAAGTCACTTTCTAAACTCTCCTTCAAATGGAGAGAAGGGTCTTCAGATATGACTTTAC TTTCCCCCAAGgcatttaaacaaaaacatttggCAGGTTCATCTGTTCCATTCTGTCCTCTAGAGAAGCAAACCCCTGGTTCTTGGTCACAAATTGAGCCAAGTTCCTTCAGAGTCAGAGGCAAAAACTACCTTAG GGATAAGAAGAAAGAGTTTGCTTCAAGCAGTGCTGCTTTTTATCCTCTTGGTGCTGACCTCTTTTTGTCTTCTCGAAAAATTGATCATATTGCTCGTTTTATACAAATTCCTTCAATAAACATACCTGGGGACGCCCCTTCTATTCTTATTGTAAATATTCAG ATACCATTGTATCCTGCCGCTATCTTCCAAAGTGAAAATGATGGTGAAGGAATGAATGTGGTTTTGTACTTTAAACTATCTGAAAAATACTCTAAAGACCTTCCAGACCAATTCCGGGAAAGCATTAGT AAATTGATCAATGATGAAGTGGAGAGAGTAAAAGGCTTCCCTCTAGACACAATTGCACCCTTTAGGGAGAGATTAAAAATTTTAGGCAGAGTGGCAAATTTGGAGAATCTGTCTTTAAGCACAACTGAAAAGAAGCTTATGAATGCTTACAACGAAAAACCAGTTCTCTCACGTCCTCAGCACGAATTTTTCTTG GGAGAAAACTATCTCGAGATAGATTTGGATGTACACAGATTTAGCTATATTGCAAGAAAGGGATTTGAAGGCTTCATTGAAAGACTGAAGCTATGTAACCTAGATTTCGGTCTGACAATTCAG GGAAACAAGGCCGAAGACTTGCCAGAGCATTTATTATGTGCAATACGGTTGAATAAACTTGACTACAGCAACTTCAACCAGTTTGGCTTTTAA